A window of the Candidatus Korarchaeota archaeon NZ13-K genome harbors these coding sequences:
- a CDS encoding Lrp/AsnC family transcriptional regulator, whose protein sequence is MDELDIRVMDELVRDGRATVSDLSKRLGVPRTTLDSRIRRLVESGLIRGFTALLDHRKIGYQITAFVLVQIRRRKPEQDKSNQEIFIEEIGRESESRPDLPWIEEAHIITGDYDVLLKVRARDMDELTRFLISELARHPDVERTHTLMVLKSPYEALSPLRKFPPELPK, encoded by the coding sequence ATGGATGAGCTGGACATCAGGGTCATGGATGAGCTCGTGAGGGATGGCAGGGCGACTGTAAGCGACCTCTCGAAGAGGCTTGGCGTCCCCAGGACGACTTTGGATTCCAGGATAAGGAGGCTCGTGGAATCCGGTCTCATAAGGGGGTTCACGGCCCTACTGGATCACAGGAAGATAGGGTATCAGATAACGGCCTTCGTCCTGGTTCAGATAAGGAGGAGGAAGCCGGAGCAGGATAAGTCAAATCAGGAGATATTCATAGAGGAGATAGGGAGGGAGTCGGAGAGCAGGCCGGATCTGCCCTGGATAGAGGAGGCTCACATAATAACAGGGGATTACGATGTCCTTCTGAAGGTGAGGGCCAGGGACATGGACGAGCTCACCAGGTTCCTGATATCGGAGCTGGCCAGGCATCCGGACGTTGAGAGGACCCACACGCTCATGGTGCTCAAGAGCCCCTACGAAGCCCTATCTCCTCTCAGGAAGTTTCCTCCTGAGCTCCCCAAGTAA
- a CDS encoding 5-formyltetrahydrofolate cyclo-ligase, translating into MSLREEKERVRRLVWRLMEERGVARFPKPIEGRIPNFVGAEEAARRLSLQREWREAQVIFVNPDSPQRHVRYLGLSQGKLIVMATPRLREGFLLLDPKEIPVWRYSEASTIAGSFKHGRRIGLDVPKIDLKVTGSVAVDPRGGRVGKGHGYSDLEYGILGEVGAISRSTPVATTVHDLQILEEVPMERQDMPVNLIVTPTSVLRTDRRGEPRILWELVTPELEEEIPLLGELRRKLPERR; encoded by the coding sequence GTGAGCCTGAGGGAGGAGAAGGAGAGGGTAAGGAGGCTTGTTTGGAGGCTGATGGAGGAGAGGGGAGTGGCCCGTTTTCCTAAACCTATAGAGGGCAGGATACCGAACTTCGTGGGTGCCGAGGAGGCTGCCAGGAGGCTGAGCCTTCAGAGGGAGTGGAGGGAGGCCCAAGTGATATTCGTGAACCCCGACTCCCCTCAGAGGCATGTCAGGTACCTCGGGCTCTCTCAAGGTAAGCTGATAGTGATGGCCACCCCGAGGCTGAGGGAGGGATTCCTCCTCCTCGATCCTAAGGAGATACCTGTATGGAGATACTCAGAGGCCTCCACGATAGCTGGCTCATTCAAGCACGGGAGGAGGATAGGGCTGGATGTCCCCAAGATAGACCTCAAGGTCACCGGATCGGTCGCCGTGGACCCGAGGGGAGGGAGGGTTGGCAAGGGCCACGGCTACTCCGACCTGGAGTACGGGATATTGGGGGAGGTGGGAGCCATATCCCGCAGCACCCCGGTGGCGACGACCGTTCACGACCTTCAGATCCTGGAGGAGGTTCCCATGGAGCGCCAGGACATGCCCGTCAACCTGATAGTAACCCCCACCAGCGTTCTCAGGACGGATCGCCGCGGCGAGCCCAGGATCCTCTGGGAGCTGGTGACCCCGGAGCTTGAGGAGGAGATACCCTTACTTGGGGAGCTCAGGAGGAAACTTCCTGAGAGGAGATAG
- a CDS encoding M20/M25/M40 family metallo-hydrolase gives MPPDVVEDEGMFNLLMELVRVDTSAIGRRNYRRVVELIRNEAEALGMRTHVQVIRDERGELPSLIAWKDLGADRNLLLLSHYDVVPATGPWILDGVEFDPFDPRRVNGRIYGRGAADDKSAIALSLSACGRVIRRGKARYNPILAVVGDEEVGGTGVVALAEGGLREAGVEPDAVIVIDAAPDFVGIGASGVINGDLIIRGRGGHAGRPFAARNPVHLAIRLADELLTGFSQNHASRLSKIPSPPGSPVPRLWGRFSITIMEAGTQHNVIPSEARLGFDIRFIPDEGKEEVIERFRAAVAAAACKIGADVDVRIKETLNPGWMTDPSDDFVREVLDSYERHFGSRAIAGSLGGNDGFVFANKGIPTVSLGTIELESNAHGDLENVRESLVVAMRDTLVDLMSLTL, from the coding sequence ATGCCCCCGGACGTGGTAGAGGATGAGGGCATGTTCAACCTCCTCATGGAGCTCGTGAGGGTGGATACGAGCGCGATAGGGAGGAGGAACTACCGGAGGGTTGTCGAGCTCATCAGGAATGAGGCGGAGGCCCTTGGGATGAGAACACACGTCCAGGTGATCAGGGATGAGAGGGGTGAGCTCCCCAGCCTGATAGCTTGGAAGGACCTGGGTGCCGATAGGAACCTCCTGCTCCTCTCCCACTACGACGTGGTCCCCGCCACGGGACCTTGGATCCTGGATGGAGTTGAATTCGATCCATTCGATCCCAGGAGGGTTAACGGAAGGATATACGGTAGGGGAGCGGCTGACGACAAGTCCGCCATAGCCCTGAGCCTCTCGGCCTGCGGGAGGGTGATCAGGAGGGGGAAGGCCAGGTACAATCCCATCTTAGCTGTCGTGGGGGATGAGGAGGTCGGGGGAACTGGCGTCGTCGCCCTGGCTGAGGGAGGACTGAGGGAGGCCGGTGTTGAGCCCGATGCCGTCATAGTGATAGATGCCGCCCCGGACTTCGTTGGGATCGGGGCCAGCGGCGTCATAAATGGGGATCTTATCATCAGGGGAAGGGGAGGTCACGCCGGAAGACCCTTCGCCGCCAGGAATCCAGTTCACCTCGCTATAAGGTTGGCGGATGAGCTTCTCACGGGCTTCTCGCAGAATCACGCCTCCAGGCTTTCCAAGATACCCTCGCCCCCGGGGTCCCCCGTGCCCAGGCTCTGGGGCAGGTTCAGCATAACGATCATGGAGGCGGGAACGCAGCACAACGTGATCCCGAGCGAGGCCAGGCTCGGCTTCGACATAAGATTCATCCCTGATGAGGGGAAGGAGGAGGTTATAGAGAGGTTCAGGGCCGCAGTGGCGGCCGCGGCCTGCAAGATAGGGGCTGATGTCGATGTCAGGATAAAGGAGACGCTGAATCCGGGGTGGATGACGGACCCGAGCGATGATTTCGTCAGGGAGGTGCTCGACAGTTACGAGAGGCACTTCGGATCCAGGGCGATAGCGGGCTCCCTCGGGGGAAATGATGGCTTCGTGTTCGCCAATAAGGGGATCCCGACGGTTTCCCTGGGAACCATAGAGCTCGAGAGCAACGCCCACGGTGATCTGGAGAACGTGAGGGAGAGCCTCGTCGTTGCCATGAGGGACACCCTGGTCGACCTGATGTCGCTCACCTTATGA
- the feoB gene encoding ferrous iron transport protein B, protein MRELLIGLAGSPNVGKSTLFNRMTGGNVHVANWAGVTLQRFEGVLTHGGVRLRIVDLPGIYSLSARDPGERIARDFIIRERPDALILVVDATSLEKSLYLAVSALELYGRVVIALNMMDAAEKRGIHVNAEGLEGRLGVPVVPISALKGIGIGKLLRAVMEVAEGRSGRKEPLRVDYDGLERFIARLERVLREGGLEGYPTRWAAVRLLEGDDALLEEISRENPGVADEALRLREEARRELAADPESLTISSRYELIEELLRENVRRVGLSSPSLEEALDSLLLHPMAGPLASISLIMATFLMIFTLNTGFPANIIMRAMGLGDLADLMESYSLTGLLGSLFDTLSSLLASTLRSLGLDDFSVGLISEGILGSLGTLLSFIPLLLITYMILGALQDSGVFPRAATSLDSFFRRFGLSGRSFFPAAVGLGCSVPAVVATRGLEDEEERILVGMTEPFIPCQARLIVLVAIAAAAFPEPLLQASLMLSIYLIGILMFLISSKLLRLILFGSRGAPELLMELPPYHVPSMRVVWWYAKANTLHFLRKAGLIIVLVGALTWLALNTGPAGYSGDLSGSFASMIGGLLAPALSPAGLNDWRIALALEAGFVAKEGLLVVFSSLSGTPDPVAAIRAMGMTPLRAASLALLMSFYVPCVATLSTILSELRRVKYVLIAVLMELSVAFLLSSLIHLIGSILGFD, encoded by the coding sequence GGGAGAGGATAGCGAGGGATTTCATCATCAGGGAGAGGCCAGATGCCCTCATACTCGTGGTGGATGCCACATCCCTCGAGAAATCCCTGTATCTGGCGGTGAGCGCATTGGAGCTCTACGGCAGGGTGGTGATCGCCCTGAACATGATGGACGCCGCTGAGAAGAGGGGGATACACGTAAACGCTGAGGGATTGGAGGGGAGGCTTGGGGTCCCCGTGGTCCCTATATCGGCCCTCAAGGGGATCGGGATAGGGAAGCTGCTGAGGGCCGTCATGGAAGTGGCCGAGGGGAGGTCTGGGAGGAAGGAGCCCCTCCGTGTGGACTACGATGGGCTCGAGAGGTTCATAGCGAGGCTGGAGAGGGTGCTCAGGGAGGGGGGGCTCGAGGGATACCCGACCAGGTGGGCCGCGGTCAGGCTGCTGGAGGGGGACGATGCGCTCCTCGAGGAGATCTCTAGGGAGAATCCTGGAGTGGCTGATGAGGCGCTGAGGCTGAGGGAGGAAGCCAGAAGGGAGCTGGCGGCTGATCCGGAGAGCCTGACGATATCCTCAAGGTACGAGTTGATAGAGGAGCTGCTTAGGGAGAACGTCAGGAGGGTTGGCCTCTCAAGCCCCTCCCTGGAGGAGGCCCTCGACTCCCTGTTGCTGCACCCCATGGCTGGGCCCCTGGCATCGATCTCGCTCATAATGGCAACCTTCCTCATGATATTCACCCTTAACACGGGATTCCCGGCTAATATCATCATGAGGGCCATGGGATTGGGGGATCTAGCGGATCTGATGGAGAGCTACAGCTTGACAGGTCTCCTGGGATCCCTCTTCGATACCCTCTCCTCCCTATTAGCATCCACGCTCCGCTCGCTGGGCCTGGACGACTTCTCCGTCGGGCTCATATCCGAGGGAATCCTGGGCAGCCTTGGGACCCTTCTGTCATTCATACCGCTCCTCCTGATAACCTACATGATCCTTGGGGCCCTTCAGGACAGCGGTGTATTCCCTAGGGCTGCCACCTCCCTGGACAGCTTCTTCAGGAGGTTCGGTCTCAGCGGGAGGTCCTTCTTCCCAGCGGCCGTGGGCCTGGGGTGCAGCGTCCCCGCCGTGGTGGCCACCAGGGGCCTGGAGGATGAGGAGGAGAGGATCCTGGTGGGCATGACTGAACCCTTCATCCCGTGCCAGGCCAGGCTGATAGTGCTTGTGGCGATAGCTGCCGCTGCCTTCCCCGAACCTCTGCTTCAGGCATCCCTCATGCTCTCGATATACCTGATCGGGATCCTGATGTTCCTGATATCGTCCAAGTTGCTCAGGCTGATCCTCTTCGGATCCAGGGGGGCGCCGGAGCTGCTGATGGAGCTCCCTCCCTACCACGTCCCGAGCATGAGGGTGGTCTGGTGGTACGCGAAGGCGAACACGCTCCACTTCCTCAGGAAGGCGGGCCTCATAATAGTCCTGGTGGGCGCGCTCACATGGCTGGCCCTGAACACGGGACCGGCAGGCTACTCAGGCGACCTGTCAGGGAGCTTCGCCTCGATGATCGGCGGCCTCTTAGCCCCAGCCCTCTCACCGGCCGGCCTGAACGACTGGAGGATAGCCCTGGCCCTGGAAGCCGGTTTTGTGGCGAAGGAAGGACTTTTGGTTGTGTTCTCCTCGCTCTCAGGAACACCCGATCCCGTGGCCGCGATAAGGGCCATGGGGATGACACCGCTCAGGGCAGCATCGCTGGCCCTCCTGATGAGCTTCTACGTCCCATGCGTGGCGACGCTCTCAACGATACTATCTGAGCTCAGAAGGGTCAAATACGTGTTGATAGCTGTACTAATGGAGCTCTCAGTTGCCTTCCTACTCTCATCCCTGATCCATCTGATCGGATCGATCCTAGGATTCGACTAG
- a CDS encoding transcriptional regulator — translation MRLKREIIDAGGATLSQRERIIEVLMASSEPMSVDDIARHLEMDPSESREIYEHLEHVARTVRAKYGKTLLMEPPQCRKCGYVFRDLRKPRKPSRCPSCGSEWISPPRFIIR, via the coding sequence ATGAGGTTAAAAAGGGAGATCATCGATGCTGGTGGTGCCACCTTGAGCCAGAGGGAGAGGATAATAGAGGTCCTCATGGCCTCATCGGAGCCAATGTCAGTTGATGATATAGCGAGGCACCTCGAGATGGATCCCAGCGAGTCCAGGGAGATATATGAGCATCTGGAGCACGTGGCCAGGACCGTGAGGGCCAAGTACGGGAAGACGCTGCTGATGGAGCCTCCCCAGTGCAGGAAGTGCGGATACGTCTTCAGGGACCTGAGGAAGCCCAGGAAGCCGAGCAGGTGCCCCAGCTGCGGGAGCGAGTGGATATCCCCGCCCAGGTTCATCATAAGGTGA